The Brassica napus cultivar Da-Ae chromosome C1, Da-Ae, whole genome shotgun sequence DNA segment ctaaattacaaaaatgtaagttttccttaagtatacgactaaaaacattaaaatgacatatatcaattcgatggttgatttgaaagttttcaaaatcatatggaagataaaagtcaaaataattcaactgtgaaaacaatactgttcactttttccaagaatgtgttcgatggaaaaaataaattttttatatcataatttgtttaatgttcaatccgatcaacccatgatatattaattatagttttgttccataatttttaataaaaagttgatCCGATCtttcggaaagaaattatataataacaacaaaaaatagtgtatacgtataaataaaatgatcaaatatataaaagaaattatcgataatatatacttCTTTCACTTCCAATCCGGACTCTTCCTGCCGCTAATCGCCGCCTACCTTCACAGCTTCTCATAAACCTGGTTTCGTCTTCTTCACTGTGAAAGATGCAGAACGATGAGGCTATATGGCACGATATCAGATACATACACTGCTGTTATATGGCCAAGTATGTCTATTTTTCTCTCCTCACTCTTTTGTCTGTCTCAGATTTTGTCTGAAATTTGGTTTTACTTGTAGAATCGAAACCGGAATCTTCTGCAGAAACCCTTATAATGTAACTGGTATCTGCAGTCGAAGCTCTTGTCCCCTTGCCAACATTCGCTATGCCACCATCCGTGACCACGATGGTATGTAGTTTTGTTTGTGCTTAATTAGAATTTTCCCTTGAGAACATACATGTGGAAATATGGTTTCTTTTGAAATCCATTGTTGTGATTTAGTTACAAAGCATTCtctgttttgttgttgttgctgttacTTAGGAgtgttttatttgtatatgaaGACTATAGAGAGAGCTCACACGCCAAAGCACTTGTGGGAGAGAATTAAGCTGCCTAGAAACTATGAGAAGGCACTTGAACTCATTGATAAGCACTTGGTGAGAGCCTTAGAGATTGATCgctccctcttcctcttcatcttcctcttcctcttcttcttcttccactttcAGTTATGCGGATCTATTAAGATCATCATCTTCCGTTTCAGTTGTATTGGCCCGAGATGTTGCAGCACATGGTTAAACAAAGACTAACCAAATTGAATCAAATGCGCATTCGAATGAGAATACTTGCTCTCAAAACAAGGTCAACTTATTTTGTGTGTTCGATATGTTATTTGATTCACACAATatgtcttaattttttttgtttttgttttttggaatCAAAGGGAGAAGATAATGTCAATGCCTAGCCTCATACTCATTCAAAGCAGACAGAGAAAGAGTACTCTGATTCAATCGAACAGTTTGCTTGAATATGCTAATCATGGTTCTTGATGCAAAAAGGTAATTCAAGAACATCATAGTATAAACAATCTTTcataaaagggaaaaaaaagaCATCTCAGCATATTAGCCTTTACTAGAACAAATACAAAATCAAAGGCCTTAAAATTTTGCATTCTCTAGTTAACTTAAAAAGAATCAGCACTTCAACTTTCTTCTCAAAGATTCAGGCTTTGCCTCGTATCTCCATCTTCTTGCTCGACCTATAAGACATACAAATATGTAAGAAAGTACTACTGAAAATTGTAGACACAAAAGTATGCACAACTTAAAGCCAACTTTTGGAATCTCACCTCAACAACAACTACTCTTGGTTTCTTCTTAGACTTTCCATTATCAACAGACTTCCTTAAAGCTCTTCCTTTTCTGTGAATCACAACTTGCTCCGCAGCGTCATCACCATCCTCATCTTCCGAGCCTGTACAGAGTTCATGATtaaaataaccattataaaCCAAACGAAGCTAATATATTGTAGTGATGGTAGTTCAAACCTATGCCAGCAGATTCATAATGTCTCACTATTtaacaagttaaaaaaaaaaaaacctttatgAAAAGAGATGAATTTTTACCATGATCGTCAAGGTGAGACTCCTTAAATAGGAAGCCATAATAATCTtccatatcttcttcttcttcttcctcctcgagTTCACCATAGCCTTCAACATATTCAATCCCTGCCTCCTGAGATTCAGTTTAATGAACAAATATCAGTACAACAAAGCTGCATCTATGTTTGATGGACTGCTTAGACAGAGAAAAACAAGAGCacctccttctcctcttcttcttcttcttcttcttcttcttcagcttgaACATTATTTTCAAGGTAATTGAGTATGTCAGGGTAGTACTCACCATTGTTCAAACGTTCTAACAACTCGGTTTCAATGGCCTATTAATACGGATGTTAATATGGGCTCAACCTAACAGGGTTAGCCAAACTCATTTATATCCCTAACCCTCATTTTTTAAACATGGTTTAAACAGGGTTGGTCCTATAGGACCAGAGTTTAAATTCTAACCCTTTTATGTTGATTCACACAactattatacaatatttaataatgtttttcaccaaaaaaactTGAAGtcgagttttctcgccaaaaactaaacaacgaaattttccgtcgaaaccgcaaaatcgagttttcaaccaaaacaacaaaatcgagttttccctccaaaaacgtaaaatcaagtttttcgtcaaaacttcaaaatcgagttttcccgccaaaaaatcaaaatcgagtttttcgccaaaacctcaaaatcgagttttcccgtgAAAACGTAAAATTAAGTTTTCTGGAAAACCCgtaaaactcgattttgcggttttggcgggaaaactcgatttgccggtttcggcggaaaaactcgattttgcagttttggcagaaaaacttgattttgccgGTTTCGgcagaaaacttgattttgctgtttcggcgggaaaacgcaattttacaattttggcgagaaaactcgatttgtcggttttgacggaaaaactcgattttgcggtttttgcaggaaaactcgattttgcggttttggcgggaaaacttgattttgtggttttggtggaaaagctcaaattaggttttggcggaaaaaaacacaatttttgtttttgacggaaaaactttATTCTTAGTTGTGGagcaaaaactcgattttgctaTTTTGGCaggaaattttttgattttgatgctcaacaaattggaggaaagaatcatatcttatcttaatttttctagttttatctttaaaatttaagaacaaaaataaacgaaatattattttcaattaaGTAAGGTAAACCTGATACCAGCCCTAACCCTTGAATATAATTGGATTAAAATAAGGCTGAGTTAAAATAAGAATGGgcttataataaacaaaagagagtTGGACCTAACCGTGGAGTTAACATCCCTGAGTATTATGACACACTGtctcagaaaagaaaaagaatattgcCTTTTTTTCAGACTTTGTCACTGTGGTTCTTTGTAAATTCAAGACACACTGATCAATATATCAACAGATTTTTTCTgcacaaatgatttttttttctttcttttttgccaATTACATCAATTAAACCGCCGGGTGATGAAAAACAATACCGCAAACTCTTGTAAGAAGACATGGAGATAAAGGTAACGACGTAGGAGTAGGAGGAAATGAAGATTAGAGAATGAAGCATCCACATCGTTTTGCTTCTTTCGGACGTTCGAACCATTGATCCCATGTCGCGTTCACTGGCCCTACTGTTCTGCAAGTAGTAACCAAATCAGAACAAATCATCTAATAATAGTCTATAGAAAAAATGAAGGAAAAGAGGCAAAAATTTACAGGGGAAGAAGCGGATCTGGTTTGCTGTCAACACTGTGTAAGAACCTGCATATCCATTCGACAAAAATGAGTCAAAGGTAATGGAACGAGAGATTATTCATTAACAAACAGGATAGTAGATAATGCAGAAATTCGTTCTGTACTCTTTGCAAGAAGCTGAGGCTTTGTCCATCTTTTCAAGCTGCTCCAGCTCTTCCTGAATATAATAAAGAATGGAACAAGAGTTATGTATACCTTGTAAACATTTATAGGTGGACAAGAGCCTTAAACCCCAAAGGATCAAGGATATTACCAAACCTAAATCAAAGACTGTGCTTCTACACTACATTTCCTAAAGTGAGAGAGATTGCTCATTATCTAAGGCCCATCTTCTTTCTACTATCTCCAagctaaaaagaagaagagtttgCTTTAAAAGCCTGAGATATCAATCAAGCCTTTTGGGAATCTAAGATGCAATTGTTGCAAAAGACTGAAGAGAAGACAGTACTAACTAACTCATAGAAAGTAAATCCCAATAATACCAAACTGCTAATAAAATCAATGCTTATTTATCTTCACCCACTCATAGAATCTCAACGAGACACCCTTAATCAGATCAGCACATTTGCTATATTGCTTCCCAATTCCAAAAActaaaagtttcaaactttcaaatGATCAGCCATTGGAAAGAGCACAATACGATAAAATATCAGACAGGGTATAACAATACCTCTTACAAGGGTCTCTTTAATTTAAGAGAGGAGATGTGAGTCATACATACATTACCTCTAAGAAGCGAGCTTCTTGTTGGAGCCTATTGAGTTGGGCATGGATCCTGTGTTTGCCTCTTGTATCAACGACCCGCTCCGATAGCTGACCCGACGAATTCGAGCTACCCACTTCCATTCGAATTGGTTGAGATAATCCAAtgacagagaagaagaagaaagacaatttttttccaaaatgggCTGCAACAACTTTTACTCAAAACGACGAAAAGTTACTCATCATAAACCTTGACAAAAACCCCACCATTGATTGTTACTACTACTGGTTGGACCCAAAATTACAAAGCTTGAGAAACAATCAGATCTCAAGGAATACACAAAGAGAAAGAGTAGATGGAATTCAAtagaatagttaaaaaaaaaaaaaaaaattcaactactAATAGTTGGGCTAGACTTCGAAAAGAGCTTTTCCGATGATCGAAAggtttttttgagttttttttttaaaaagaggaAAGGCGacggaaagaagaagaaaaggtaaATGATTATCTTTTTTTGTCTCAGAAAAATTTAGATATCATATCATACACCGATTCGGTGCTTTATGGGCCTGTTTGTGGCCCAATGAAGTGTAAATATTGATAGCGTCACAACTCTTTACGGTAATTTTTCACCAATTCAATATTTGTCTTGGACTTTCTAAGTATTTAAGTAGAATATTTACCATTCGACTGAATTATTATAGCCTGAATTATTTTCTTCAactctgtttttttgttgttgcttgTTTTAGAGTTGAACACTTTGCTTTTTCTTTAGCAATGAGCTACTTTAGTTTGACCTCGCGTGCACCAAAACTAGCGCGTAGGGGAAGGAGTAAACTGTAGGGTATGTGTGACTAGTTCTGGTCAAAGTTTGACCATGTACGCCAAACCTTGAATCTAGTCTTTACCCAAATAGATGGACCCCAACCCAACCTCTGACTGCCACGTGATTGACCCCAcgtcttctttctctttcacttTAGCGTTGCCTTATGTTCGGAATGACCCAATAAGGGCTATAACTTTCAACATTAGCCCATTTTAAGATTCTACTACCTCAATAGTTCCATCAGCCTAAAGAGACGCAAGACGCAAGTGGTAAGGGGTGTGGAAGAATGTAACCAAGTAAAACGAAAAATGCACaaccctctttttttttttttttttgtaaaaatgcaAAGATATTATTACCAATTTTTCGTTTTTGACAGAAATACAGAaataacaagaaacaaaaaacgaaaaagaaaatctAAACACAGACTCGATTTAGTTACAACAGGTTAGGCATACTCAACAACCACCAGCGCTGTCCCAAGACTCAACCCAGTCCTCATCATCCGCTTGCCGCAAAAAGATGAACCAAGTTTAACCAAGAGTCGGAACCCTCTTTGCATTTACAGTTTATATAAGATTAACATTTTGTCCTGTTTTCACTAGATGTTTGTGTAAGCTACATGTATCTTTACATGATATTTCTCAAGCACTCAAGTGGATATGGTTATATATGGCACACATGCTTGCTGaggtttataatttagattCTTTGTAAACTTGCACCAGTTTGATATAATTGGCATGGAACATTCAGATGCTTTGAGTTGTATTTAATAGTCATTTGTTTGCATTATGGATTATTGTCGCAATAAAAATTTTGAGACCAATCCAAGGAGAAAAGTGCAAAATTATAAAGTGTTAGATAAATTGTAGTACTctaaaagaaaaatgatttaaaatgtaacaagaaaaaacatCTAAGTACAAACTCCATTTCTACGTGtcaaaagaagaataaaaagtctatatatatatatatatatatatatatatatatatatatatatatatatatgtatatgtaatcATGTTTTCTTTCTCCTGGTTTGAGACACATCAGCATCCACATCAGAAAGTCGAGTTTTATGGGTGTGACACGtgtctttcttttttaaaaaattgtttctttcacttagatatatatttaaaaggaaGAAAAACAAGCCATATATGCTTTTGGATGTGATAAACAATGTTTTGATCACATAAAATCGACACTTTTCTAAAATgctttgttttctgtttttgcTTATTGCAGGTTGCTTGATTTGCACCAAACTTTGGAAACAAAAAGAGCACACATGTGCCTTGAAGCCTTGGACGACAATCTAACAACGATTTTTGTTAAAAG contains these protein-coding regions:
- the LOC106378795 gene encoding protein mak16-like; the protein is MQNDEAIWHDIRYIHCCYMAKIETGIFCRNPYNVTGICSRSSCPLANIRYATIRDHDGVFYLYMKTIERAHTPKHLWERIKLPRNYEKALELIDKHLLYWPEMLQHMVKQRLTKLNQMRIRMRILALKTREKIMSMPSLILIQSRQRKSTLIQSNSLLEYANHGS
- the LOC106453742 gene encoding guanine nucleotide-binding protein subunit gamma 2 isoform X1; amino-acid sequence: MEVGSSNSSGQLSERVVDTRGKHRIHAQLNRLQQEARFLEEELEQLEKMDKASASCKEFLHSVDSKPDPLLPLRASERDMGSMVRTSERSKTMWMLHSLIFISSYSYVVTFISMSSYKSLRYCFSSPGGLIDVIGKKERKKNHLCRKNLLIY
- the LOC106453742 gene encoding guanine nucleotide-binding protein subunit gamma 2 isoform X2, with the protein product MEVGSSNSSGQLSERVVDTRGKHRIHAQLNRLQQEARFLEEELEQLEKMDKASASCKEFLHSVDSKPDPLLPLTVGPVNATWDQWFERPKEAKRCGCFIL
- the LOC106453742 gene encoding guanine nucleotide-binding protein subunit gamma 2 isoform X3, with protein sequence MEVGSSNSSGQLSERVVDTRGKHRIHAQLNRLQQEARFLEVMKSWSSLKRWTKPQLLAKSSYTVLTANQIRFFPLGPVNATWDQWFERPKEAKRCGCFIL